In the Micromonospora narathiwatensis genome, one interval contains:
- a CDS encoding cupin domain-containing protein: MTDLSADLELGPVGQEIVYENDKVRVWHIRLEPGERQPLHRHDHPYLVIAIQGAKNVVQTIDGTTIDADEPTGGVVYRDPGAVHMLTNVGDTTYLARLVELK, translated from the coding sequence ATGACCGACCTCTCCGCCGACCTCGAACTCGGCCCCGTGGGCCAGGAGATCGTCTACGAGAACGACAAGGTACGCGTCTGGCACATCCGCCTGGAGCCGGGCGAGCGGCAGCCGCTGCACCGGCACGACCACCCCTACCTGGTGATCGCGATCCAGGGGGCCAAGAACGTCGTGCAGACCATCGACGGCACCACGATCGACGCCGACGAGCCGACCGGCGGCGTGGTCTACCGCGACCCGGGCGCGGTGCACATGCTGACCAACGTCGGTGACACGACCTACCTGGCCCGCCTGGTCGAGCTGAAGTAG